The Streptomyces tendae DNA segment AGTTCGCCGAGGGCGCCGACGGCACGTCCGGTTCGGGCGGCCCGGTCGTCGAGGACTGCACGAGCGACGAGTCCGGCAGCCTGCGGACCGAGCCCCCGGCGCCCGAGCCGGCGGTGCAGACGACCGGCCACGGCACCGGACTGCTGGGCACGGTCCCCGCCCAGGCCGCGACCGGGGCACCGCCCGCCCCGGAGCGCCCGGCGCGCACCTCCAAGGACGTCCTCGGTGAACTCGACGCCCTGGTGGGGCTGGAGAGCGTCAAGCGCGAGGTGCGGGCCCTCACCGACATGATCGAGGTGGGCCGGCGCCGTCAGCAGGCGGGACTCAAGGCGGCCTCCGTCAAGCGGCACCTGGTGTTCACCGGATCCCCCGGCACCGGCAAGACCACCGTGGCGCGGCTGTACGGCGAGATCCTCGCCTCGCTCGGGGTGCTGGAGCAGGGACACCTGGTCGAGGTCTCCCGGGTCGACCTGGTCGGCGAGCACATCGGCTCGACGGCGATCCGCACCCAGGAGGCGTTCGAGAGGGCGCGCGGCGGGGTGCTGTTCATCGACGAGGCCTACGCGCTCTCGCCGCAGGACGCCGGCCGCGACTTCGGCAAGGAGGCCATCGACACGCTGGTGAAACTGATGGAGGACCAGCGGGACGCGGTGGTGGTCATCGTGGCCGGCTACACGGCCGAGATGGAGCGCTTCCTGTCGGTCAACCCGGGGGTGGCGTCCCGTTTCTCGCGGACGATCACGTTCGGCGACTACGGCCCCGAGGAACTGCTGCGGATCGTGGAGCAGCAGGCCGAGGAGCACGAGTACCGGCTGGCGCCCGGTGCCGCCGATGCCCTGCTCGCGTACTTCACCGACATCCCCAAGGGCCCCGCGTTCGGCAACGGGCGTACCGCGCGCCAGACCTTCGAGGCCATGGTGGAGCGGCACGCGAGCCGGGTCGCCCAGCTCGACGAGCCGACCACCGACGATCTGACGCTGCTGTACGCGGAGGACCTGCCCGTGCTCCCCTGAGCGCGGCCGCCTAGGCCGCGGGCCCGGGTTTCCCGGTCTGCCGGGGGGCCGGTACCTCGGGCCGCAGCCGGGCGAGCAGGAGCCGGCGTTCCTCACCGAACGCCGGGTCGGCCCGGTAGTCGGAGTGGCCGAGTATCGGCGCGGGCAGCGGATGGTCCGCGGTACGGCCGTAGGCGAGGGGGTCCCGCAGCGGGGGGCGGTCCACGTCGGGTCCGCCGTCCCCGGGCAGCCTCACCGGGCCGCCGATGGGGTCGGTGCGCCGGTACAGGTTGCGCCAGCAGACGACCTCCTGGTGCAGGGAGCTCAGCGCGTCCGGGCCGAAGTGCGCGGGGAACCAGCGCCCGTACAGCCGCTCCAGCGGGGAGCCGTAGGTGAGCAGGGCGACGCGCCGGCGGGCGGACTGCGGCAGCTGCCAGGCCGCGGCGGCGGCGAGCACACTGCCCTGGGAGTGCCCGGAGAGCACCAGCCGGCCGCCGGTGGCCCGGGTCCAGGTGGCGATGCGCCAGGTCAGGTCGGGCACCGCGCGCTCCGCGTAGCAGGGCGGCGCGAAGGGGTGCGCGGCGCGCGGCCAGAAGGTGCCGACGTCCCACAGGATCCCTATGGTGCGCCGGGCGGAGGCGTCCTTGTAGGCGCGGCGGCCCCAGGTGACGAGCAGGACGAAACCGAGGCCGATCAGCCAGGAGCCGAGGGCCTGCGCGGTCTGCGCCGCACCGTGCACGAGAGGATGCGTCCCCTGCGCCGCGTCGCCCGGGGTCCGCCCGGTGGCCAGCCCGCCGACGAGGGCGCCTGCGCCCAGCAGCAGCGTGGCGGCGGAGGTGACGGCGAGGATGCGTGGTCCCCGGTCGGTGAGGGCGGCCATGGCGCGCACCGACGCGATACGGCGGGTGCGGCCGGGGTCGCCGGTCTCCTGGGGGTACTCCCGTTCCACGGCGGCCTGTTCGGCCCGCGCGAGGTGCCAGGCCCGCCGGGCGAGCCAGCCGCACATGACGAGGAGCAGGACGAGCAGCGGGGGGATGACGGACGCCTGCCAGGTGAGCAGGACCGGCGGTCCGGGCAGGGAGGCCCGGGTGCCGTCGAGCCAGTCGGACACCCGCTGCGAGACCCCGCCGGACATCACCCCGCCGAGCGCGCAGGCGAGCATGGCGACCGCGGGTCCGGCCAGGCCCCGCAGCGCGGCGCGCCGGTCCGGGTCGGTGCGGTGCAGGGCGTGGGCGACGCCGGCGAGGACGATCACCACCAGTCCCTGCGCCAGGGTGAGGGCGCCGAAGGTGACGTTGCCCGGCAGCCTCCCCGACGACTCCCAGCCGGAGCGCTCCCAGCCGGCGTACAGCGCGGTGAGCGCGAGCAGGACGAGGGCGGCGAGCGGCAGCCACCGTACGAGCAGGCGGTCCGCCTCTCCGTCGAGCCGGCGTTCGGTGCGGCCGCGGCGGCAGACCACCCACACCACCGCGCACGCCCCGGCCGCCAGGGCCGCCTCCAGCACGACGCCGAGGACGGCGAGGACGGCCGGGCCTCCGGGCTCCCGGTCGTACCGGGCGGCGGCGGAGCCGACGGCGGCGGCGACCGTCAGCAGCGCGGCGGCGGTGTGCGCGGCGCGCAGCCGGGCGACCAGGCGGCGGCCGTACCAGAAGCCGGGCCGGCTCAGCGCGGTCGGACCGGTGTCCTCCTCGGGCTCGGGGTGCGCGCTCATCGGCTGCTGCGACTCGTACGCGCTCCAGGTGCGCAGGGACAGGAACCACAGCAGGCCGGTGAGGGCGGCGGGCACCAGGGCGGCGAGGGCGAGCCGCCGGCCCGGCGCGCTCCACCAGCCGCCGTCGGGGCCGGGCGTGAGGAAGCCGAGCCAGGAGTGCCGGGCGGCGCACGCGGGCGTGCCCGCGCACTGCCAGGCGGTCAGGTCGAGGGCGACCTCGCAGGCCGCGGCGACGAGCAGCACGGTGAGGCTGAGGCCGGCCAGCCGCACCAGCAGTCCGTACAGCCGGACCACGCGGGGCCGGCCGCGGGCGCCGGGCCGCATCCAGTGGGCGAGGTTGACCACCATGAAGGGCAGGAGCAGCAGCCACAGGGCGCGGGTGCCGTTGCCGGAGGTGAGGTTGCACCAGACGTAGGCCTCGGGGACGGGTCCCGTGCGGCGGGCGGCGGGGTCGCGTTCCGCCTCGGCGTCGTCGGCGCGGCGGAACACGGCGGCGACGTCGTCGCCGGTGACGCGTACCGTGCGCGGGTCGTCGAGCATCTGCTCCGGGGTGGTGCCGCCCACCCCGTGGACCAGCAACTCCAGGGCGGCCCCGGACCCGGGGGGTCCGTCGTCGGGGCGTTCGCCGTCCTCGGCCGGTCTGTGCCGCTGTGTGTTCTCCACCGTGTCGCACTTCCCCCGTGACGCCCCGTCGGCTCCGTCCGTGCGCGACAGGATCTCGCGTGTCCTGACTGCGCACATCCCTCGTCACGTAATCTCCCCGATCCGTGTGACACGCACGCACCACGGGGCGTCCAGAAGTGCCATGTACGCGACGAGCCACCGGTGGCGCCGCCCGTGGCACGGCATGCGAGGATGGGACGTCCGCGCACCGGGGCCGGGTCGATGCCGCCCGACGCCGCGCACGTGCGGGTGTGTGTCGGACGGATGTGCGGCGAAAGGACCGGAGCGTACGTGAGCGAGAATCAGAACCTGCTCGCGGAGCAGCGGCGCACCCTGATCCTCGACGAGGTCCGGCGACGGGGCGGGGTCCGGGTCAACGAGCTGACCCGCAGGCTCGGCGTGTCGGACATGACGGTCCGCCGCGACCTCGACGCGCTGGCCCGGCAGGGCGTTCTGGAGAAGGTGCACGGCGGTGCGGTCCCGGTGGTCGAGGCCAGCACGCACGAGCCCGGTTTCGAGGCCAAGTCCGGCCTGGAGCTGACCGCCAAGGAGGACATCGCGCGCGCGGCGGCCGAGCTGGTCCCCCCGGGCGCGGCGATCGCCCTGTCGGGCGGTACGACGACGTTCGCGCTGGCTCACCGGCTGACCGACGTCCCCGATCTCACGGTGGTCACCAACTCGGTGCGGGTGGCGGACGTCTTCCACGCCGCGCAGCGCACCTCGGGCAGCCGGCCGGGGGTGGCCACGGTCGTCCTGACGGGCGGGGTGCGCACCCCGTCCGACTCGCTGGTGGGTCCGGTGGCCGACCAGGCGATCGCGGCGCTCCACTTCGACCTGCTGTTCCTCGGGGTGCACGGGATATCGGTGGAGGCGGGACTGTCGACACCGAACCTGGCGGAGGCCGAGACCAACCGGCGGCTCGTGCAGTCGGCCCGGCGGGTGGTCGTGGTCGCCGACCACACCAAGTGGGGCACCGTGGGCCTGAGTTCGTTCGCCTCGCTGGAGCAGGTCGACACCCTCGTCACGGACCCGGGACTGCCTCCCGGGGCGCGCGCGGAGGTGTCCGAGCATCTGCGACGGCTGGTGGTGGCGGGCGGGCCCGAGGAGCCGGAGACGGCGGAGACCGCCGACACCTGACCGGGGCAGCACCCCCTTCGCGCGCCCACGTCCGGTACGTGTCCGAGGAGTTGAGTCGATGGCCCACCGTCTGCGCCCCGAGGGGATCGGGTTCGCCGGCACGGCGCCCGTGCGGCTGGTCTTCGAACGGGAGGTCGCCGCCGCCCCGGAGGCGGTCTTCGGCGCGCTGGCCCGCGACGTCACCGGCTGGACGGCGTGGTTCCGCGCGGTGAC contains these protein-coding regions:
- a CDS encoding DeoR/GlpR family DNA-binding transcription regulator is translated as MSENQNLLAEQRRTLILDEVRRRGGVRVNELTRRLGVSDMTVRRDLDALARQGVLEKVHGGAVPVVEASTHEPGFEAKSGLELTAKEDIARAAAELVPPGAAIALSGGTTTFALAHRLTDVPDLTVVTNSVRVADVFHAAQRTSGSRPGVATVVLTGGVRTPSDSLVGPVADQAIAALHFDLLFLGVHGISVEAGLSTPNLAEAETNRRLVQSARRVVVVADHTKWGTVGLSSFASLEQVDTLVTDPGLPPGARAEVSEHLRRLVVAGGPEEPETAETADT